Proteins encoded by one window of Eremothecium cymbalariae DBVPG#7215 chromosome 1, complete sequence:
- the FRS1 gene encoding phenylalanine--tRNA ligase subunit beta (similar to Ashbya gossypii ACR219W), with the protein MPTISVYKQQLFDLLGRNYTNEEFDELCFEFGIELDEDTTEEALKNGQEPEYKIEIGANRYDLLCIEGIAQSLNEYLGREKAPNYKLTKPTTKLYVDQSTEQIRPYAAAAILRNISFNKRSYDSFIALQEKLHANLCRNRTLVAVGTHDYDTIQGPFHYKGLPPREFKFIPLNQTQMLTGAEVIELYKTPAQKNNLGRYVHIIENSPVYPVILDSTNLVCSLPPIINSEHSKITLNTRNVFIEITATDKTKAEIVLNQLVAMFSRYCDEAFTVEPVEVISIHNNESRITPNFEPRSMNVSVNYINSTLGLTDSPEQICGYLKKMSLHAVPVAGDEDQLEVTIPITRPDILHPCDILEDAAVGYGYNNLPKQEKISNGNFIAAPLPINKVSDIFRLASSQASWLEVMPLTLCSHDENFKFLRVKDDSSLAVKLANPKTIEYQVVRTTLLPGILKTVKENRKQSLPIKVFESGDVVFKNEILERKAFNERHWAAVYVGKNSGFEVIQGLLGKIMQTFRTQWVADYGNAATGRGYWIEEDDSLPTFFPGRGAVVMFRSREGETAKKIGHLGVLHPEVMNNFEIPYVGSYVELNSEVFL; encoded by the coding sequence ATGCCTACTATATCTGTGTACAAGCAGcaattatttgatttattgGGTAGGAACTATACAAATGAAGAGTTTGATGAACTCTGTTTCGAATTTGGCATCGAGCTAGATGAAGACACTACTGAAGAAGCTTTGAAAAACGGCCAAGAACCAgaatataaaattgaaattggTGCTAATCGTTACGATCTGTTATGTATTGAAGGTATTGCTCAGTCGTTGAACGAATACTTGGGTAGAGAAAAGGCACCAAACTATAAGTTAACTAAGCCAACTACTAAGTTGTACGTTGATCAGTCAACCGAACAGATCAGACCTTATGCTGCTGCCGCAATTTTAAGAAACATCAGTTTCAATAAAAGGTCTTATGATTCCTTTATTGCACTGCAGGAGAAGTTACATGCTAATTTGTGCAGGAACAGAACTCTTGTGGCTGTGGGTACTCATGATTACGACACCATCCAGGGCCCATTTCACTATAAAGGGCTTCCCCCAAGGGAATTTAAATTCATTCCTTTGAATCAAACCCAAATGTTAACTGGAGCAGAAGTTATTGAACTATATAAGACCCCAGCACAGAAGAACAACCTGGGTCGTTATGTTCACATTATCGAAAACTCACCAGTATACCCCGTTATACTTGATTCAACCAACTTAGTTTGTTCTTTACCCCCAATAATTAATTCAGAGCACTCGAAAATAACTTTGAACACTCGTAACGTGTTCATTGAAATTACTGCCACGGATAAAACAAAGGCAGAGATCGTCTTAAACCAGTTGGTGGCCATGTTTTCTCGCTATTGTGATGAAGCTTTCACTGTTGAACCTGTGGAAGTAATTTCCATTCACAACAATGAATCTCGTATCACTCCTAACTTTGAACCCAGAAGTATGAATGTGTCTGTAAATTACATCAATTCCACATTAGGTTTGACAGATTCACCTGAACAAATCTGTGGctatttgaagaaaatgtcTTTGCATGCTGTACCAGTGGCAGGAGATGAAGATCAGCTTGAGGTCACAATTCCAATAACCAGACCTgatattcttcatccttGTGATATCCTTGAGGATGCTGCTGTTGGTTATGGTTACAATAACTTGCCAAAGCAGGAAAAAATTTCTAATGGGAACTTTATTGCTGCGCCATTGCCCATAAATAAGGTTTCTGATATCTTCAGACTTGCTTCTTCTCAGGCCTCTTGGTTAGAGGTAATGCCATTAACTTTGTGCTCTCATGACGAGAACTTTAAATTTTTGAGAGTTAAGGATGATAGCTCACTGGCTGTTAAATTAGCAAATCCGAAGACTATTGAATACCAAGTTGTTAGAACTACCTTGTTACCAGGTATATTGAAGACAGTCAAGGAAAACAGGAAGCAATCCCTGCCTATCAAGGTTTTTGAAAGTGGTGACGTAGTCTTCAAGAATGAGattttggaaagaaaagcaTTTAATGAACGACATTGGGCGGCCGTATACGTTGGTAAAAACTCTGGATTTGAAGTGATTCAGGGCTTGTTGGGCAAAATCATGCAAACTTTCAGAACTCAATGGGTTGCAGATTATGGAAATGCGGCTACTGGTAGAGGCTACTGGATCGAAGAAGATGATTCACTGCCAACATTTTTCCCAGGGAGAGGTGCAGTAGTCATGTTCAGATCTAGAGAAGGTGAGACCGCAAAGAAAATTGGTCACCTAGGAGTTTTGCATCCTGAAGTCATGaacaattttgaaatccCATACGTTGGTTCCTATGTAGAATTGAATTCTGAAGTTTTCTTGTAA